ataaatgttgttcttatgaatttatattcatcaaataatcctgaaaaaaatgtataatggtttcacaaaaatattaagcagcacaactgttttcaacattgataataatgtttcttgagcagcaaatctgcatattagaatgatttctgaaggatcagaaaattcagctttgcatcacaggaataaaacattttaaaatatattaaaatagaaaaccattatttaggttgtgtatatatatatatatatatatatatatatatatatatatatatatatatatatatatatatttcacaatattactttatgaactgtatttttgatcaaataaatgtggcatagttgagcataaaagactttaaaaaaaaacattactcttactgacccaaaaatctttcaaAATAATTTAGCTTTATGAAAGATTTGGAAAGGTTTTGGAAATGATCTTAATTCTTTTTACttgattatatttattgttttgtgCTTTTAGCCTGTCTGTGCTGGACTAGCACCACTCTCCAACGGATGGAGGAGAATCCAGACAGCGACAGGCATTATGAGAGGACCACAGATGACCCCTCACCCTCTGGCCAGGGGACCAAACAGAACAGTGAAGAGCCCCCCCTGGGTGATCACGACCTACCCATCATGCAGTGGGAGGATTTAAGTTTACGGATTGCAGAGCTAGAAAGGCAGGAAgaggaaagaagaaaaaaagcagaGGTAACATTTTATCTGgactttataatatttatatttttctggaaactgtgatgcatttttttaggattctttaatgaatatttCAAAAGGACagcaattatttgaaatagaaaacttgcgtaacattataaatatctttactgtcacttttgatcaatttaatgcatacttgttaaataaaattctaatttcttctttttttttatcttacttACCCCAAACTCCTGAATATGATGGTTTCAAAATGAAGAAACTgtctgataataataagaaatatttcttgattaccaaatcagcatataaagGATCTGCtattccatcacaggaataaattacattttaaaatatattaaaatagaaaacagttattttaaattgtaataatattttaaatatgactgtattattgtattctggattaaataaatgcagccatggtgaacaaacataagagacttctttcagaaacattaaaaaatcttaatctaatctttatatatatacatatatgtatgcAACTATTGAGAAAAGAGACCTCCTTGTGTTTTAGGGTCTAGGTTTATCAGAGCGAGACAGAATACTTGGATGCTGGACAGGGTCAAAACACCATTCACTCCACCGGGAGCCATGGGCAGATGAGAACGACTACAGTCCCTGTCGTGTTCCAGTCATAACGTCACGGTATTACGCATGTGCAGGTTCATAATGTTGAGATACATTGTTCTGATGTTTCTATTCAAATGTGCACTGTGttttaaacagatttaataGCCCTAAAAATCTTCAGCTCTGTTTCATCAACAACAGTGAGAGTGAGGGGGAGGATGACGAAGGGGCATCTAGCAAGGAGGTGGGTGCTGAGAGTCGTGATCCCTGAGTTTTTCAAGTTCTATCTCAGGTCATGATTTATGAGGTTGCAAAAGGTATTAT
The nucleotide sequence above comes from Chanodichthys erythropterus isolate Z2021 chromosome 10, ASM2448905v1, whole genome shotgun sequence. Encoded proteins:
- the im:7136398 gene encoding schwannomin-interacting protein 1 → MEENPDSDRHYERTTDDPSPSGQGTKQNSEEPPLGDHDLPIMQWEDLSLRIAELERQEEERRKKAEGLGLSERDRILGCWTGSKHHSLHREPWADENDYSPCRVPVITSRFNSPKNLQLCFINNSESEGEDDEGASSKESSCEVEVRGSCSPGLKQEVKAALRALRDKLWAEQKEKEQEATHSNINIRRKILSLSDLQTCSLLQLNALRASLNEDIQDLSSELVKHLVVRDHLRTKQDALLLDVQDMTSL